In the genome of Candoia aspera isolate rCanAsp1 chromosome 1, rCanAsp1.hap2, whole genome shotgun sequence, one region contains:
- the TMEM214 gene encoding transmembrane protein 214 yields MATTARWEVVRKPSRRGATGGGSGSGSGGSVGRKALGDANGGRGLAPPTPLTTSETLFELGFEKSTKKQNKEQVPPPPGRQQQKKQNPGKSAKKGTAGDSGQNKQIKCRTLEDALKALDLSELQRELDKSLNLFPENPSVWVKDLAGYLNYKLQAMKSEPTLSQHPHDYPYCLVNKELRSIIKSLLLKAGGVLELFFDHCIYTMLQELDKTPGESLHSYRICIQAILLDKPKVATANLSKYLELLRSHQNRPPKCLTIMWALGQAGFADLTEGLKVWLGIMLPVLGIKSLSPYAISYLDRLLMMHPNLTKGFGMIGPKDFFPLLDFAFMPNNSLSSSLQEQLRQLYPRMKVLAFGANPETSLHTYFPSFLSRTMPSYSSDMKKELLNCLTECLSLDPLSFNVWRQLYIKHLPQSSLLLNHFLETWDNTPKRVRKSLRETVHSFSVTNEELAMKGPNSVQDVAACRAACKNLLLKMKAGGFPWPWLVLVLLVFTAGLLMHDIKTHGSFQASASARVLRSSGILSASEQAWNKVSHFYIKGYSWLETNIPVYYSQVATVLGPSLELAWAKTNETATYISGKCSAHLAWLSNNLPRLSEWLQTQLPDSVLHGAEYLKELLLFLMRNYFLPAVDYVAVSLDRTWKMWLASCNGEGSWTCLKMHLTSFIQTSWTYLQDTTVAIKDWAIAIISRH; encoded by the exons ATGGCTACGACGGCACGTTGGGAGGTGGTGCGGAAGCCCTCCCGCAGGGGGGCCACCGgtggcggcagcggcagcggcagcggcggctCTGTAGGGCGAAAGGCACTGGGAGACGCCAACGGAGGACGCGGTCTTGCCCCGCCCA CTCCTCTTACTACTTCAGAAACTCTCTTTGAGCTTGGCTTTGAGAAATCAACGAAGAAGCAGAATAAAGAACAGGTGCCTCCACCGCCTGGACGCCAACAGCAGAAAAAGCAAAATCCTGGAAAAAGTGCTAAGAAAGGGACAGCTGGAGACAGCGGACAGAACAAGCAAATCAAATGCCGGACTCTGGAGGATGCGCTGAAAGCG cttGATTTATCAGAACTCCAGAGAGAGCTTGATAAAAGCTTGAACCTGTTCCCAGAGAACCCTTCTGTGTGGGTCAAAGATCTAGCTGGATATCTGAACTACAAGCTGCAGGCCATGAAGAGTGAGCCCACCCTCAGTCAGCACCCACATG ACTATCCCTACTGTCTGGTGAATAAAGAACTAAGGAGCATCATCAAGTCCCTGCTGTTGAAAGCTGGGGGTGTCTTAGAGCTTTTCTTTGACCACTGTATTTACACAATGTTGCAAGAACTGGACAAGACTCCTG GGGAGTCACTGCACAGCTATAGGATCTGTATACAGGCTATATTACTGGACAAACCCAAAGTGGCTACAGCAAACTTGAGCAAG TATCTTGAGCTGTTGAGATCCCATCAGAATCGGCCACCCAAATGTCTGACCATTATGTGGGCCTTGGGGCAAGCTGGTTTTGCTGATCTTACAGAAGGGCTGAAAG TGTGGCTTGGCATCATGCTCCCGGTTCTGGGCATCAAATCTCTCTCTCCATATGCCATCAGTTACTTGGATCGGCTGCTGAT GATGCATCCCAATTTGACAAAAGGGTTTGGCATGATAGGGCCCAAAGACTTCTTCCCTCTTTTGGATTTTGCATTCATGCCCAACAACTCTTTATCCTCCAG CCTGCAGGAGCAGCTCCGGCAATTGTATCCCCGCATGAAAGTGTTGGCCTTTGGCGCTAATCCTGAGACTTCCCTGCACACTtacttcccttccttcctctctaggACCATGCCCAGCTACTCCAGTGACATGAAGAAAGAG CTCCTGAACTGTCTGACCGAGTGCCTCAGCCTTGATCCGCTCAGTTTCAATGTATGGAGGCAGTTATACATCAAACACCTCCCACAGTCAAG ccTGCTCCTGAATCACTTCTTGGAGACCTGGGACAACACTCCCAAAAGG GTGCGAAAATCTTTACGGGAAACAGTTCATTCTTTCAGTGTCACAAATGAAGAGCTGGCTATGAAAGGACCAAACAGTGTTCAGGATGTAGCAGCTTGTAGAGCTGCCTGCAAG AACCTGCTGCTGAAGATGAAAGCCGGTGGGTTTCCTTGGCCATGGCTGGTTTTAGTCCTCCTTGTATTTACTGCTGGATTGCTAATGCATGATATCAAGACTCATGGCTCCTTCCAAG cttCTGCCTCTGCACGTGTCCTTCGTTCTTCTGGCATCCTGTCTGCCTCTGAGCAAGCCTGGAACAAAGTTTCCCATTTCTATATAAAAGGATACAG CTGGCTAGAAACAAATATACCAGTCTACTACTCTCAAGTGGCAACTGTGCTCGGACCCAGTTTGGAGCTAGCCTGGGCCAAGACAAATGAAACTGCTACCTATATCTCTGGGAAGTGTTCTGCTCACTTAGCCTGGCTCAGCAACAACCTCCCTAGGCTCAGTGAATGG CTTCAGACACAGCTGCCAGATTCTGTGCTGCATGGTGCTGAATACCTCAAAGAATTACTGCTGTTCCTCATGCGAAACTACTTTCTGCCTGCTGTGGACTATGTTGCTGTGTCACTGGACAGAACCTGGAAAATGTGGTTGGCTTCCTGCAA TGGTGAAGGGTCCTGGACCTGCTTGAAAATGCATCTAACCAGCTTTATCCAAACTTCTTGGACATACCTGCAGGATACAACTGTGGCCATTAAGGACTGGGCTATTGCCATTATCTCTAGGCACTAG
- the MAPRE3 gene encoding microtubule-associated protein RP/EB family member 3 isoform X2, protein MAVNVYSTSVTSENLSRHDMLAWVNDSLQLNYTKIEQLCSGAAYCQFMDMLFPGCIHLRKVKFQAKLEHEYIHNFKVLQAAFKKMGVDKIIPVERLVKGKFQDNFEFIQWFKKFFDANYDGKEYNPLLARQGQEVAPPPNPVPQRTSPTGPKNLQNPARMNVAPSNIVRKNPPLARNGGSEADAQILELNQQLMDLKLTVDGLEKERDFYFSKLRDIELICQEHESENSPIISGIISILYATEEGFAPPEDDELDEQHPEDQDEY, encoded by the exons ATGGCCGTCAATGTGTATTCCACGTCCGTGACTAGTGAGAACCTGAGTCGTCATGACATGCTAGCATGGGTCAACGACTCTCTGCAGCTCAACTACACCAAGATTGAGCAGCTTTGCTCAG GGGCTGCCTATTGCCAGTTCATGGACATGCTATTCCCTGGCTGCATTCACTTGAGGAAGGTGAAGTTTCAGGCCAAATTGGAGCATGAATATATACACAACTTCAAGGTGTTACAGGCTGCATTCAAGAAGATGGGTGTGGACAAG ATCATCCCAGTGGAGAGGTTGGTGAAGGGAAAGTTCCAAGATAACTTTGAGTTCATTCAATGGTTTAAGAAATTCTTTGATGCCAACTACGATGGAAAGGAGTATAATCCATTATTGGCGAGGCAAGGCCAGGAAGTGGCACCCCCTCCAAACCCAG TTCCACAGAGAACCTCCCCAACAGGCCCCAAGAACTTGCAGAATCCAGCCCGAATGAACGTCGCTCCCAGCAATATTGTACGGAAAAATCCTCCTTTGGCCCGGAATGGGGGCAGCGAAGCTGATGCCCAGATCCTGGAGCTTAACCAACAG TTGATGGATTTGAAACTGACAGTTGATGGGCTGGAAAAAGAGCGTGACTTCTACTTCAGCAAACTGCGGGACATTGAGCTGATCTGCCAGGAGCATGAGAGCGAGAACAGCCCCATCATTTCAGGCATCATAAGCATCCTGTATGCTACAGAG GAAGGCTTTGCCCCTCCAGAGGATGATGAACTGGACGAGCAACATCCAGAAGATCAGGATGAATATTAG
- the MAPRE3 gene encoding microtubule-associated protein RP/EB family member 3 isoform X1, with protein MAVNVYSTSVTSENLSRHDMLAWVNDSLQLNYTKIEQLCSGAAYCQFMDMLFPGCIHLRKVKFQAKLEHEYIHNFKVLQAAFKKMGVDKIIPVERLVKGKFQDNFEFIQWFKKFFDANYDGKEYNPLLARQGQEVAPPPNPGDQIFNKHKKPIGTAVPQRTSPTGPKNLQNPARMNVAPSNIVRKNPPLARNGGSEADAQILELNQQLMDLKLTVDGLEKERDFYFSKLRDIELICQEHESENSPIISGIISILYATEEGFAPPEDDELDEQHPEDQDEY; from the exons ATGGCCGTCAATGTGTATTCCACGTCCGTGACTAGTGAGAACCTGAGTCGTCATGACATGCTAGCATGGGTCAACGACTCTCTGCAGCTCAACTACACCAAGATTGAGCAGCTTTGCTCAG GGGCTGCCTATTGCCAGTTCATGGACATGCTATTCCCTGGCTGCATTCACTTGAGGAAGGTGAAGTTTCAGGCCAAATTGGAGCATGAATATATACACAACTTCAAGGTGTTACAGGCTGCATTCAAGAAGATGGGTGTGGACAAG ATCATCCCAGTGGAGAGGTTGGTGAAGGGAAAGTTCCAAGATAACTTTGAGTTCATTCAATGGTTTAAGAAATTCTTTGATGCCAACTACGATGGAAAGGAGTATAATCCATTATTGGCGAGGCAAGGCCAGGAAGTGGCACCCCCTCCAAACCCAGGTGATCAGATCTTCAACAAACACAAGAAACCCATTGGCACTGCAG TTCCACAGAGAACCTCCCCAACAGGCCCCAAGAACTTGCAGAATCCAGCCCGAATGAACGTCGCTCCCAGCAATATTGTACGGAAAAATCCTCCTTTGGCCCGGAATGGGGGCAGCGAAGCTGATGCCCAGATCCTGGAGCTTAACCAACAG TTGATGGATTTGAAACTGACAGTTGATGGGCTGGAAAAAGAGCGTGACTTCTACTTCAGCAAACTGCGGGACATTGAGCTGATCTGCCAGGAGCATGAGAGCGAGAACAGCCCCATCATTTCAGGCATCATAAGCATCCTGTATGCTACAGAG GAAGGCTTTGCCCCTCCAGAGGATGATGAACTGGACGAGCAACATCCAGAAGATCAGGATGAATATTAG